In a single window of the Elaeis guineensis isolate ETL-2024a chromosome 8, EG11, whole genome shotgun sequence genome:
- the LOC105050479 gene encoding zinc finger CCCH domain-containing protein 31, translating into METARKRMRPEAANGGAAGQKRLKETESFQPGLGSKSKPCTKFFSTAGCPFGEGCHFLHYVPGGIQAVAQMTNLGNPAVPPTRNPVLPPAIPDGPPGPAVKTKMCNKYNTAEGCRFGEKCHFAHGERELGRPIPATHDGPMAPPMGGRLAGRLEPPPPAGLPATASFGASATAKISVDASLAGAIIGKGGVNTKQICRITGVRLAIRDHESDPNLRNIELEGTFDQIKHASGMVRELIVNISSNTPLPVKNPAGAAPGGPGNNYKTKLCENFSKGSCTFGERCHFAHGANELRKTSA; encoded by the exons ATGGAAACAGCTCGCAAGAGGATGAGGCCAGAGGCCGCGAACGGAGGCGCAGCTGGACAGAAGCGACTAAAGG AAACGGAGTCATTCCAACCTGGTCTAGGAAGCAAATCGAAGCCTTGCACCAAGTTTTTCAG CACTGCTGGTTGCCCATTTGGTGAGGGTTGTCATTTCCTGCACTATGTTCCTGGTGGCATCCAGGCAGTGGCACAGATGACCAATCTTGGCAACCCAGCCGTCCCTCCGACAAGAAACCCTGTGTTGCCTCCTGCCATCCCCGATGGCCCACCTGGACCTGCTGTCAAGACCAAGATGTGCAACAAATACAACACCGCAGAGGGGTGCAGATTTGGAGAGAAGTGCCACTTTGCCCATGGGGAAAGAGAGCTTGGCAGGCCCATCCCAGCAACCCATGATGGCCCTATGGCACCTCCGATGGGAGGAAGACTGGCAGGGCGCCTTGAACCTCCCCCACCTGCTGGCTTGCCAGCCACGGCAAGCTTTGGCGCCTCAGCCACTGCCAAGATCAGTGTCGATGCGTCCCTTGCAGGTGCCATCATCGGGAAGGGTGGTGTCAATACCAAGCAGATTTGCCGCATCACTGGGGTCAGGTTGGCTATTCGAGATCATGAGTCAGACCCCAACTTGAGGAACATTGAGCTAGAGGGTACTTTTGACCAGATCAAACATGCTAGTGGTATGGTTAGGGAATTGATCGTCAATATTAGCTCTAACACCCCCCTGCCGGTGAAGAATCCAGCAGGGGCAGCACCTGGTGGCCCTGGTAACAACTATAAGACTAAGTTGTGTGAGAACTTTTCTAAGGGTTCATGCACTTTTGGTGAGCGGTGCCACTTCGCTCATGGGGCAAATGAGCTGCGTAAAACTTCTGCGTGA
- the LOC105050477 gene encoding uncharacterized protein isoform X1 — MSLKLPQGFSVLRSVGWFDDKKGDSAANHSFTPSLKLQTDKEIYRPGDSVTAAIEICCPKISKGVTQAGHLSDGISSFLVDNLTFEIKGIEKLDTQWFATQKPLPRSKQRRGEQLFLDSMAPTIVSKVIVSSGATKTYLVRVELPKVLPPSYRGLSIRYIYYVRSTLCGWWLVLENGDHNRCTNNLIQLESRAPLQIWVSQKKNNLLNEGSLPLAADQLDMHWREKDADSDWVRANENLDGLEEGYDSSRDEVSSVSSYNPTKGNADLTPRNSLSLQSIASTLSNNEFQYFHGIRSGFPSYNPLPRLSVAEVVDDPGGGLLSPQKKLDNSSSAPSPSQQRNSQDSYFSKDDIGSPHASKAVESVASEGFIRGRSYNIRIDDQILLRFSPRNSNSTYYFGDMIGGTLTFFHRGFRRCLEVSITLETSETINQRFVHPSRRSSPTITKIQSEHHEVVADLVQTSFLFSIPIDGPMSFSTPKISVQWSLRFEFFTTPKDLDLTSGRYEHPLLIEQREKGNWVLPISVNAPSLRSQTAQSRNEKPWSLGNFFRT, encoded by the exons ATGTCGTTGAAACTACCTCAGGGGTTTTCCGTCCTTAGAAGTGTTGGTTGGTTTGATGACAAGAAAGGTGACTCTGCTGCCAACCACAGTTTTACTCCTTCCCTCAAACTTCAAACGGATAAAGAGATATACAGGCCTGGTGATTCAGTTACTGCAGCCATAGAGATTTGTTGTCCGAAAATTTCGAAGGGAGTTACTCAGGCAGGGCATTTGAGTGATGGCATCTCTTCATTCTTGGTCGATAACCTTACATTTGAAATTAAAGGTATTGAGAAATTGGATACTCAGTGGTTTGCTACACAGAAGCCATTGCCTCGATCAAAACAAAGGAGAG GTGAGCAATTGTTTCTGGACTCTATGGCACCAACAATAGTATCAAAAGTGATCGTTTCTTCTGGGGCTACCAAAACAT ATTTAGTACGAGTTGAGCTGCCGAAGGTTTTACCACCATCTTACCGGGGTCTTAGCATTCGCTATATATATTATGTTAGAAGTACATTATGTGGATGGTGGCTTGTATTGGAGAATGGCGATCATAATAGGTGCACAAATAATTTAATTCAATTG GAATCTCGAGCTCCTTTGCAAATATGGGTCTCACAAAAGAAAAACAACTTGCTGAATGAAG GAAGCTTACCTCTTGCAGCTGATCAGTTGGATATGCATTGGAGAGAAAAAGATGCAGATTCTGATTGG GTTCGAGCAAACGAGAATTTGGATGGATTGGAAGAAGGATATGATAGTTCGAGAGATGAAGTGTCATCTGTTTCCTCCTACAATCCTACTAAAGGAAATGCTGACCTAACCCCTAGAAACTCTCTGTCCTTGCAGTCAATTGCATCAACGCTTTCTAATAATGAATTCCAATATTTTCATGGAATACGCTCTGGTTTCCCTTCATATAATCCACTTCCTCGACTGTCTGTAGCTGAGGTCGTAGATGATCCTGGTGGAG GGTTGTTGTCACCTCAAAAGAAGCTTGATAATTCATCATCTGCTCCCTCTCCAAGTCAGCAAAGAAATTCTCAAGATTCTTATTTCTCTAAAGACGACATTGGATCACCTCATGCATCTAAAGCTGTTGAATCTGTAGCAT CAGAAGGCTTCATTCGAGGAAGATCCTACAATATCAGGATAGATGACCAAATTTTGCTTCGGTTCTCCCCAAGGAACTCTAACTCAACTTATTATTTCGGAGATATG ATAGGTGGAACTCTTACCTTCTTTCATAGAGGATTTAGAAGATGCCTTGAG GTTTCAATAACATTGGAGACTTCAGAAACAATTAACCAGCGTTTTGTCCATCCTTCAAGAAGGAGCTCGCCTACAATCACAAAG ATACAAAGTGAGCATCATGAGGTAGTTGCGGATTTGGTTCAGACAAGCTTTCTTTTTTCAATTCCTATTGATGGGCCCATGTccttctccaccccaaaaatttcaGTGCAATGGTCGCTTCGCTTTGAATTTTTCACCACTCCCAAGGATCTGGACTTGACTAG TGGCAGGTACGAACATCCTCTTCTTattgagcaaagagaaaaagGCAATTGGGTTCTTCCTATATCTGTAAATGCACCTTCTTTACGGTCACAGACCGCGCAAAGCAGAAATGAGAAGCCATGGTCTCTTGGAAATTTTTTTCGCACTTGA
- the LOC105050477 gene encoding uncharacterized protein isoform X2, translating into MSLKLPQGFSVLRSVGWFDDKKGDSAANHSFTPSLKLQTDKEIYRPGDSVTAAIEICCPKISKGVTQAGHLSDGISSFLVDNLTFEIKGIEKLDTQWFATQKPLPRSKQRRGEQLFLDSMAPTIVSKVIVSSGATKTYLVRVELPKVLPPSYRGLSIRYIYYVRSTLCGWWLVLENGDHNRCTNNLIQLESRAPLQIWVSQKKNNLLNEGSLPLAADQLDMHWREKDADSDWVRANENLDGLEEGYDSSRDEVSSVSSYNPTKGNADLTPRNSLSLQSIASTLSNNEFQYFHGIRSGFPSYNPLPRLSVAEVVDDPGGGLLSPQKKLDNSSSAPSPSQQRNSQDSYFSKDDIGSPHASKAVESVASEGFIRGRSYNIRIDDQILLRFSPRNSNSTYYFGDMIGGTLTFFHRGFRRCLEVSITLETSETINQRFVHPSRRSSPTITKIQSEHHEVVADLVQTSFLFSIPIDGPMSFSTPKISVQWSLRFEFFTTPKDLDLTRYEHPLLIEQREKGNWVLPISVNAPSLRSQTAQSRNEKPWSLGNFFRT; encoded by the exons ATGTCGTTGAAACTACCTCAGGGGTTTTCCGTCCTTAGAAGTGTTGGTTGGTTTGATGACAAGAAAGGTGACTCTGCTGCCAACCACAGTTTTACTCCTTCCCTCAAACTTCAAACGGATAAAGAGATATACAGGCCTGGTGATTCAGTTACTGCAGCCATAGAGATTTGTTGTCCGAAAATTTCGAAGGGAGTTACTCAGGCAGGGCATTTGAGTGATGGCATCTCTTCATTCTTGGTCGATAACCTTACATTTGAAATTAAAGGTATTGAGAAATTGGATACTCAGTGGTTTGCTACACAGAAGCCATTGCCTCGATCAAAACAAAGGAGAG GTGAGCAATTGTTTCTGGACTCTATGGCACCAACAATAGTATCAAAAGTGATCGTTTCTTCTGGGGCTACCAAAACAT ATTTAGTACGAGTTGAGCTGCCGAAGGTTTTACCACCATCTTACCGGGGTCTTAGCATTCGCTATATATATTATGTTAGAAGTACATTATGTGGATGGTGGCTTGTATTGGAGAATGGCGATCATAATAGGTGCACAAATAATTTAATTCAATTG GAATCTCGAGCTCCTTTGCAAATATGGGTCTCACAAAAGAAAAACAACTTGCTGAATGAAG GAAGCTTACCTCTTGCAGCTGATCAGTTGGATATGCATTGGAGAGAAAAAGATGCAGATTCTGATTGG GTTCGAGCAAACGAGAATTTGGATGGATTGGAAGAAGGATATGATAGTTCGAGAGATGAAGTGTCATCTGTTTCCTCCTACAATCCTACTAAAGGAAATGCTGACCTAACCCCTAGAAACTCTCTGTCCTTGCAGTCAATTGCATCAACGCTTTCTAATAATGAATTCCAATATTTTCATGGAATACGCTCTGGTTTCCCTTCATATAATCCACTTCCTCGACTGTCTGTAGCTGAGGTCGTAGATGATCCTGGTGGAG GGTTGTTGTCACCTCAAAAGAAGCTTGATAATTCATCATCTGCTCCCTCTCCAAGTCAGCAAAGAAATTCTCAAGATTCTTATTTCTCTAAAGACGACATTGGATCACCTCATGCATCTAAAGCTGTTGAATCTGTAGCAT CAGAAGGCTTCATTCGAGGAAGATCCTACAATATCAGGATAGATGACCAAATTTTGCTTCGGTTCTCCCCAAGGAACTCTAACTCAACTTATTATTTCGGAGATATG ATAGGTGGAACTCTTACCTTCTTTCATAGAGGATTTAGAAGATGCCTTGAG GTTTCAATAACATTGGAGACTTCAGAAACAATTAACCAGCGTTTTGTCCATCCTTCAAGAAGGAGCTCGCCTACAATCACAAAG ATACAAAGTGAGCATCATGAGGTAGTTGCGGATTTGGTTCAGACAAGCTTTCTTTTTTCAATTCCTATTGATGGGCCCATGTccttctccaccccaaaaatttcaGTGCAATGGTCGCTTCGCTTTGAATTTTTCACCACTCCCAAGGATCTGGACTTGACTAG GTACGAACATCCTCTTCTTattgagcaaagagaaaaagGCAATTGGGTTCTTCCTATATCTGTAAATGCACCTTCTTTACGGTCACAGACCGCGCAAAGCAGAAATGAGAAGCCATGGTCTCTTGGAAATTTTTTTCGCACTTGA
- the LOC105050476 gene encoding late embryogenesis abundant protein 46: MQAGKNAMASVKETASNIAASAKSGMEKTKATLEEKVEKMTAHHPAEKEMAEEKKQDKIREAEIAKRETKEQNAAAREQARAGHTGGPITTAHPSAAAAGHHTTGAPGQVAGDPTGGHVISGTVESHPIGKETGTARPATAHNPYAGTANPAGRGTGGGYD, from the exons ATGCAAGCCGGGAAAAACGCCATGGCGTCCGTCAAGGAGACGGCCTCCAACATCGCCGCCTCGGCCAAGTCCGGCATGGAGAAGACCAAGGCCACCCTCGAGGAGAAG GTGGAGAAGATGACGGCCCACCACCCGGCGGAGAAGGAGATGGCAGAGGAGAAGAAGCAGGACAAGATCCGAGAGGCGGAGATCGCAAAGCGCGAGACCAAGGAGCAGAATGCCGCCGCCCGGGAGCAGGCCCGCGCTGGCCACACCGGCGGCCCCATCACCACTGCCCACCCTTCCGCAGCCGCCGCCGGTCATCACACCACCGGGGCGCCCGGCCAGGTCGCCGGTGACCCTACCGGGGGTCACGTGATAAGCGGAACAGTGGAGTCCCATCCCATCGGTAAGGAGACTGGGACTGCCAGGCCTGCCACTGCCCACAACCCCTATGCTGGCACCGCTAACCCGGCCGGGCGGGGAACCGGTGGTGGCTACGACTAG
- the LOC105050475 gene encoding probable plastid-lipid-associated protein 13, chloroplastic codes for MAAPFVVFRPISPSYVPSLPSVPPPENHHTAGFRRRRCGGGFGRWRAMVQQQTFQGTSASYAKEMERLSSKESLLLAFKDAGGFQSLIGGKTTEMQRIDVHERIVGLERLNPTPRPTTSPFLEGRWNFEWFGAGSPVSFAARFMFERSPATLANLLGLDMLIKDGYSKVTANLKFLNSIESKFLLTTKLSVEGPTRMKEEYIEGHFETPTVSEEAIPAQLRGVFGQAADARQQLPAPLRDTFANGLKLPLSGTFQRLFMISYLDEEILIIRDSAGAPDVLTRLDGPPAPSPMDPVISEYES; via the exons ATGGCTGCTCCTTTCGTGGTCTTCCGGCCGATCTCTCCTTCCTATGTCCCTTCACTTCCTTCTGTCCCGCCGCCGGAGAACCACCATACCGCCGGATTCCGCCGGCGGCGATGCGGCGGCGGCTTCGGAAGGTGGAGGGCGATGGTTCAGCAGCAGACGTTCCAGGGTACGTCCGCGAGCTACGCCAAGGAGATGGAGCGGTTGTCCTCCAAAGAGTCGCTTCTCCTCGCC TTCAAGGATGCTGGGGGCTTCCAATCTTTGATTGGTGGGAAAACAACGGAAATGCAGCGGATTGATGTTCACGAGAGAATTGTTGGTCTTGAACGGCTCAATCCCACTCCCCGTCCCACGAC ATCACCCTTTCTCGAAGGTCGATGGAATTTTGAGTGGTTTGGTGCTGGTAGCCCTGTATCATTTGCTGCAAGATTTATGTTTGA GAGATCACCTGCTACTTTAGCAAATTTACTGGGATTGGATATGCTGATCAAGGATGGATATTCAAAAGTCACAgcaaatcttaaatttttaaactCG ATAGAAAGCAAGTTCCTCTTGACCACCAAATTGTCTGTTGAGGGTCCTACTCGAATGAAAGAAGAGTATATTGAAGGACATTTTGAAACACCCACAGTTAGCGAAGAGGCTATACCTGCACAACTAAGAGGTGTATTTGGGCAAGCAGCTGATGCGCGGCAGCAACTTCCAGCACCACTGAGGGACACCTTTGCCAATGGATTGAAACTTCCACTTA GCGGAACTTTCCAGAGGCTGTTCATGATATCATACTTAGATGAAGAGATATTG ATCATAAGGGATTCTGCTGGAGCTCCAGATGTTCTTACAAGGTTGGATGGGCCTCCAGCACCATCGCCCATGGACCCCGTGATCTCAGAGTATGAAAGCTAA